A region of Solanum dulcamara chromosome 7, daSolDulc1.2, whole genome shotgun sequence DNA encodes the following proteins:
- the LOC129896929 gene encoding uncharacterized protein LOC129896929: MDCSDESLRVDMGVVVVVGAGDTTNSVSDLKRESSYCNQCLNLEEKIECTSSGLRKGIEQERNEFKGQFEVLKRRNQELEEQIHRIENKGSTEEKDEDKVLQLMIENSVLECEKKKAESDVEYWKSKCNELQLTVAKLEKKLVSKSGDRISTKALRGLQDECNNLAQKMDLQEVDEMQNKDGLDANPFFSHGEIGSLQSQDSGKSLAKTPSVQAKFMGGNKALLSESGNNRVNQVRKRLTFEEQRGSNKRMAPSTPAGLRPAKEVVIDITESDDERTTGPPYTSTIGSDYESSVPLGTPPIPGIARSVPFCGSGSTLSDIELPSENNLKMTDFEQGEDSDIVYHNEEVLYVPTPKRRRASNIIASDSDTDNDDKVPISMLKTRHFREKSSDDHPRGHTTQTGDSEDEVRKLSSRRRLVKLSQCEGKGGGGNVIEVSDSEGESLGGFIVSSSDVSDDDDISNSDSALQSNSSVAEDSITGSEYISESDSDYGEIISRIQRHKSDKLEWEFEGDMLSAFGKDPELCMKAVCVLYRQQTSEEQCCKGTIIHNQRGFSQCDAFRGSTLAEFLTDGNRQGDLMKSMKELQAYDPSGIELCITLATRYSKQLFSIYKNKEDPFFSAP; this comes from the exons ATGGACTGTAGCGACGAATCTTTGAGGGTTGATATGGgggtggtagtagtagtaggtGCTGGAGATACTACAAATAGTGTGAGTGATTTGAAAAGAGAATCGAGTTATTGCAATCAGTGTTTAAATCTGGAAGAAAAGATCGAATGTACTAGTTCCGGTTTGCGGAAGGGGATTGAACAGGAGAGAAATGAGTTTAAAGGTCAGTTTGAGGTGTTGAAGAGAAGGAATCAAGAGCTGGAAGAGCAGATTCACCGAATAGAGAATAAAGGCAGTACTGAGGAAAAAGATGAAGACAAGGTTTTGCAATTGATGATCGAGAATAGTGTCTTGGAATGCGAGAAAAAGAAGGCTGAAAGTGATGTTGAGTATTGGAAATCCAAGTGCAATGAACTACAGTTGACAGTGGCGAAATTGGAGAAAAAATTGGTTTCAAAATCCGGAGATAGAATTTCAACTAAAGCACTACGTGGATTGCAAGATGAATGCAATAATTTAGCCCAGAAAATGGATTTGCAAGAAGTTGATGAAATGCAAAACAAGGATGGTTTAGATGCAAATCCTTTTTTCTCTCATGGAGAAATTGGATCTCTACAATCTCAAGATTCAG GGAAATCTTTAGCAAAAACTCCAAGCGTGCAAGCCAAGTTTATGGGAGGAAACAAAGCTTTACTATCTGAAAGTGGCAATAACCGTGTTAACCAAGTGAGGAAGCGATTGACATTTGAAGAACAAAGGGGGTCTAACAAGAGGATGGCTCCTTCTACACCAGCTGGTTTAAGACCTGCAAAAGAAGTTGTTATTGACATAACTGAAAGTGATGATGAGAGAACTACTGGTCCTCCTTATACATCAACAATTGGAAGTGATTATGAAAGTTCTGTCCCCCTTGGTACACCTCCCATACCAGGAATTGCTCGTAGTGTACCTTTCTGTGGATCAGGGAGCACCTTGTCCGATATTGAATTGCCTTCAGAGAACAATTTAAAGATGACTGACTTTGAGCAAGGTGAAGACAGTGACATTGTTTACCATAATGAAGAGGTTTTATATGTTCCAActccaaaaagaagaagagctTCGAACATAATTGCTAGTGATAGTGACACCGACAATGATGATAAAGTTCCAATCTCCATGCTCAAAACTAGGCATTTTCGTGAAAAAAGCTCCGATGATCATCCCAGAGGCCACACAACTCAAACCGGTGATTCTGAGGATGAAGTCAGGAAATTGTCTAGTAGGCGGCGCCTGGTGAAGCTAAGTCAATGCGAAGGGAAAGGTGGTGGTGGAAATGTCATAGAAGTGTCAGACAGTGAAGGAGAAAGCTTAGGTGGATTTATTGTTAGCAGCTCTGACGTCTCAGATGATGATGACATCTCTAATTCTGACAGTGCATTGCAAAGTAATTCTTCTGTAGCTGAAGATTCAATAACTGGTTCAGAGTATATATCAGAGAGTGATTCAGATTATGGTGAGATAATATCGAGAATTCAACGGCACAAAAGTGATAAATTAGAGTGGGAGTTTGAGGGGGACATGCTTTCTGCCTTTGGTAAGGATCCTGAATTATGTATGAAGGCCGTTTGTGTTTTGTATAGGCAGCAAACATCTGAGGAGCAATGTTGTAAAGGAACAATAATTCACAATCAAAGAGGTTTTAGCCAGTGTGATGCCTTCAG GGGAAGCACCTTGGCTGAATTTCTTACTGATGGAAATCGGCAAGGTGATCTGATGAAATCCATGAAGGAATTGCAAGCTTATGATCCCAGTGGTATTGAACTGTGCATAACTTTGGCGACAAGGTACTCTAAGCAGCTGTTTTCTATTTACAAAAACAAAGAGGACCCTTTTTTCTCAGCTCCTTGA